Proteins encoded within one genomic window of Lynx canadensis isolate LIC74 chromosome B4, mLynCan4.pri.v2, whole genome shotgun sequence:
- the LOC115518133 gene encoding keratin, type II cytoskeletal 6A-like gives MSSKSTVRSQNVSYRGFSTSSARVPGVCRSGFSSVSVSRSRGTGGLGGVCGGAGFGSRSLYSLGGSKRISIGGGSCAISGGYGGRVGGGFGYGGGAASGFGFGAAAGGGFGLGGGAGFAGGYGGSGFPVCPPGGIQEVTINQNLLTPLNLQIDPTIQRVRTEEREQIKTLNNKFASFIDKVRFLEQKNKVLDTKWTLLQEQGTNTVRQNLEPWFEQYINKLRRHLESLEGESVQLNSELRDRQDMVENFKNKYEDEINKRTAAENEFVTLKKDVDAAYMNNDDLQANVEALKEEINFTRALYEELAQMQTHISDTSVVLSMDNNRNLDLDSIIAEVKAQYEEIAQKSRAEAESWYQSKYEELQATAGRLMNDLRNSKQEITEINRMIQRLRSEIDRVKKQCANLQSAIADAEQRGEMALKDAKNKLADLEDALQKAKQDMARLLKEYQELMNVKLALDVEIATYRKLLEGEECRLSGEGVGQVNISVVQSTVSGGYGSAGGYGSASGVGSGSGLGGGSGYSYGSGHSLGAGFSSSSGRGIGGGFSSSGGSSSTIKYTTTSSSSRKSYKH, from the exons ATGTCTAGCAAATCCACCGTGAGGAGCCAAAACGTCAGCTACCGTGGCTTCAGCACCAGCTCAGCCAGAGTCCCAGGGGTCTGCCGCTCTGGCTTCAGCAGTGTCTCTGTGTCCCGCTCCAGGGGCACTGGTGGCCTCGGTGGAGTGTGTGGAGGAGCTGGCTTTGGGAGCAGGAGCCTCTATAGCCTGGGCGGCTCCAAGAGGATCTCCATCGGAGGGGGCAGCTGTGCCATCAGTGGCGGATATGGTGGCCGAGTTGGAGGTGGCTTTGGCTATGGAGGTGGCGCTGCCAGTGGATTTGGTTTTGGTGCCGCAGCTGGTGGTGGCTTTGGGCTCGGTGGTGGAGCTGGTTTTGCTGGTGGCTATGGGGGCTCTGGCTTCCCTGTGTGCCCCCCTGGAGGCATCCAAGAGGTCACCATCAACCAGAACCTCCTCACTCCTCTGAACCTGCAAATCGACCCCACCATCCAGCGGGTGAGGACTGAGGAGCGGGAGCAGATCAAGACCCTCAACAACAAGTTCGCCTCCTTCATCGACAAG GTGCGGTTCCTGGAGCAGAAGAACAAGGTCCTGGACACCAAGTGGACTCTGCTCCAGGAGCAGGGCACCAATACTGTGAGGCAGAATCTGGAGCCCTGGTTTGAGCAGTATATCAACAAGCTCAGGAGACACCTGGAGAGCTTAGAGGGGGAGAGCGTCCAACTGAACTCAGAGCTCAGGGACAGGCAGGATATGGTGGAGAACTTCAAGAACAA ATACGAAGATGAAATCAACAAGCGCACAGCAGCAGAGAATGAATTTGTGACTCTAAAGAAG GATGTGGATGCTGCCTACATGAATAATGATGATCTCCAAGCCAACGTGGAGGCTCTGAAAGAGGAGATCAACTTCACCAGAGCCTTGTATGAA GAACTGGCTCAGATGCAAACCCACATCTCAGACACTTCCGTGGTCCTGTCCATGGACAACAACCGTAACCTGGACCTGGACAGCATCATCGCTGAAGTCAAAGCCCAATATGAGGAGATTGCTCAGAAGAGCCGGGCTGAGGCTGAGTCCTGGTACCAGAGCAAG TATGAGGAGCTGCAGGCCACCGCAGGCAGACTGATGAATGATCTGCGCAACTCCAAGCAGGAGATTACTGAGATCAACCGCATGATCCAGAGGCTGAGATCTGAGATCGACCGTGTCAAGAAGCAG TGTGCCAACCTGCAGTCCGCTATTGCTGATGCTGAACAGCGTGGGGAGATGGCCCTCAAGGATGCCAAGAACAAGCTGGCTGATCTGGAGGATGCTCTGCAGAAGGCCAAGCAGGACATGGCCCGGCTGCTGAAGGAGTACCAGGAGCTGATGAATGTCAAGCTAGCCCTGGACGTGGAGATTGCCACCTACAGGAAGCTGCTGGAGGGCGAGGAGTGCAG GCTGAGTGGGGAAGGTGTTGGACAAGTCAACATCT CTGTGGTGCAGTCCACCGTCTCCGGAGGCTATGGCAGCGCTGGCGGCTATGGCAGTGCCAGCGGTGTGGGCAGTGGCTCAGGCCTGGGCGGAGGCAGCGGCTACTCCTATGGCAGCGGCCACAGCCTGGGAGCTGGCTTCAGTTCCAGCAGCGGCAGAGGCATTGGGGGTGGCTTCAGCTCCTCTGGGGGCAGCAGTTCCACCATCAAATACACCACCACCTCATCCTCCAGCAGGAAGAGCTACAAGCACTAA